From a single Mangifera indica cultivar Alphonso chromosome 19, CATAS_Mindica_2.1, whole genome shotgun sequence genomic region:
- the LOC123203728 gene encoding uncharacterized protein LOC123203728 isoform X2 translates to MEMSKAVEQVVSNNSVNSRNNNGDGVHAGGVAEEGSFQQSHAGSDSVYQRGNRGTGNMPEMKSRVSASPFRNGGPGLVGGTGMMGKVGNTFGHPLMYPQSFAFDLRIGASIGWMCNYRGSLGALTPPFSGVLSRCTVIDEEEARSTKSFESSNFCKGESSLSQGFCRVPLSNVLAYRVCTENECVKNGNHNGDLHQH, encoded by the exons ATGGAGATGAGTAAAGCAGTAGAGCAAGTTGTGAGCAATAACAGTGTAAATAGTCGTAATAATAATGGAGATGGTGTTCATGCTGGTGGTGTTGCTGAAGAGGGTTCTTTTCAGCAAAGTCATGCTGGCAGTGATAGTGTTTATCAAAGAGGGAATAGGGGAACAGGCAATATGCCAGAGATGAAAAGTAGAGTTTCAGCCAGTCCATTTAGAAATGGAGGACCTGGTCTAGTGGGTGGAACAGGAATGATGGGAAAAGTTGGAAATACTTTTGGGCATCCTCTGATGTATCCTCAATCATTCGCATTTGATCTGAGGATTGGTGCATCTATAGGGTGGATGTGCAATTATAGGGGTTCTCTTGGTGCTTTAACACCTCCTTTTTCTGGGGTTTTATCCAGATGTACTGTCATTGATGAAGAGGAAGCACGCTCCACTAAGAGTTTTGAATCTTCAAATTTCTGTAAAGGAGAATCCAGCTTGAG TCAAGGCTTTTGCAGGGTTCCCTTATCTAATGTTCTTGCCTATCGAGTTTGCACAGAAAATGAATGTGTTAAGAATGGAAATCACAATGGTGACCTACATCAGCATTGA
- the LOC123203728 gene encoding uncharacterized protein LOC123203728 isoform X1, which yields MEMSKAVEQVVSNNSVNSRNNNGDGVHAGGVAEEGSFQQSHAGSDSVYQRGNRGTGNMPEMKSRVSASPFRNGGPGLVGGTGMMGKVGNTFGHPLMYPQSFAFDLRIGASIGWMCNYRGSLGALTPPFSGVLSRCTVIDEEEARSTKSFESSNFCKGESSLRSHPYTSLDLGAFPQDFVKSHLFNPLGLDQFPQDKLSD from the exons ATGGAGATGAGTAAAGCAGTAGAGCAAGTTGTGAGCAATAACAGTGTAAATAGTCGTAATAATAATGGAGATGGTGTTCATGCTGGTGGTGTTGCTGAAGAGGGTTCTTTTCAGCAAAGTCATGCTGGCAGTGATAGTGTTTATCAAAGAGGGAATAGGGGAACAGGCAATATGCCAGAGATGAAAAGTAGAGTTTCAGCCAGTCCATTTAGAAATGGAGGACCTGGTCTAGTGGGTGGAACAGGAATGATGGGAAAAGTTGGAAATACTTTTGGGCATCCTCTGATGTATCCTCAATCATTCGCATTTGATCTGAGGATTGGTGCATCTATAGGGTGGATGTGCAATTATAGGGGTTCTCTTGGTGCTTTAACACCTCCTTTTTCTGGGGTTTTATCCAGATGTACTGTCATTGATGAAGAGGAAGCACGCTCCACTAAGAGTTTTGAATCTTCAAATTTCTGTAAAGGAGAATCCAGCTTGAG ATCACATCCCTATACTAGTTTGGATTTGGGTGCTTTTCCTCAAGATTTTGTCAAATCACATCTCTTTAATCCCTTGGGTTTGGATCAATTCCCACAAGATAAACTGTCAGATtga
- the LOC123203448 gene encoding disease resistance-like protein DSC1 — protein MANLSVLIVNISDWSCNNKVYGYDNIEFDFSKLICLCWDHYPFPSLPKKFYHENFVVLKICNNSNNFGQVSSVCNLKSLRWLDLSGLSNLKAVPEISCNIEELYLDGTVIKELSSTIENVSNLERLSLRNCSSLESLPNGICKLKFLKYLCISGCLKIDRLPEDIGNLEGLEALEADDLTEVPSSIVRLKNLHGLSLERCKRQGLMRILSPILSDCLLLQRINLNFCILSELPYIFGQLSFLNSLKLARNNSETLPTSIMSLSKLSFLNIKFCDRLQYLPKLPCQLQNLEAEGCELLKTLSGFISPYYRYLLSFTSCLSVDWKEIRNIIDDAFLNNYSNKVIRHEAAKGRVGLPEGYIGFPGSEIPGFFDIQSSGSRIVLPQGLLKHEFLGFVFCAIVGVKGDTRYHGNGWNYFQYHLSCKYKRAGGIAFFDFICSLFIKKCGIHLLFGEEFERHSKRLETSNFFKGEPSSRIIASLLPVIKERELMEKLTGLSHLFVTVFLSGFASFMVIPAITDVTMLALCPGRDECSLAIYLTGFQQAFLRFSVMVTNTTHLQNSNIKSSINGDMDPLVINSDGSSIFCKG, from the exons ATGGCTAATCTAAGTGTCCTGATAGTAAATATCTCAGATTGGAGTTGCAACAATAAGGTTTATGGTTATGACaacattgaatttgatttctcaAAGTTAATATGTCTCTGCTGGGATCATTACCCCTTCCCATCGTTGCCTAAGAAATTTTATCATGAGAACTTTGTTGTACTTAAGATTTGTAACAACTCCAACAACTTTGGACAGGTATCAAG tgtttgtaatttgaaatcTCTTCGATGGCTTGATCTCTCTGGTTTGTCAAATCTAAAAGCTGTACCAGAGATCTCGTGCAATATAGAAGAATTATATTTAGATGGAACTGTtataaaagaattgtcttcaaCAATTGAGAATGTTTCCAATCTAGAAAGACTGAGTCTTAGAAATTGctcaagccttgaaagtcttccaaacGGCATTTGTAAATTGAAGTTTCTGAAATATCTTTGTATCTCTGGTTGTTTGAAAATTGATAGATTGCCCGAAGACATAGGAAATTTAGAAGGTTTGGAAGCGCTAGAAGCTGATGATTTGACAGAAGTACCTTCATCTATAGTACGTCTGAAAAACCTTCATGGTTTATCTTTGGAGAGATGTAAGCGTCAAGGGCTGATGCGCATACTATCACCTATTTTATCAGATTGCCTTCTTTTACAgagaataaatttgaatttctgcATTCTCTCAGAGTTGCCCTATATTTTTGGCCAATTGTCATTTCTTAATTCCTTAAAATTAGCCAGAAATAATTCTGAGACTTTACCTACAAGCATCATGAGCCTCTCCAAGTTGTCGTTCCTCAACATAAAGTTTTGTGATAGGCTTCAATACTTACCAAAGCTGCCATGTCAGCTACAGAATCTAGAGGCAGAGGGTTGTGAATTGCTGAAAACATTATCAGGTTTCATAAGTCCATATTATAGATATTTACTTAGCTTCACCAGCTGCTTGAGTGTGGATTGGAAAGAGATCAGAAACATCATTGATGATGCTTTTCTTAATAATTACTCAAACAAAGTTATAAGGCATGAAGCAGCAAAG GGGAGAGTTGGCCTTCCAGAAGGTTATATTGGTTTCCCTGGAAGTGAAATTCCAGGGTTCTTTGATATTCAGAGTAGTGGATCTCGCATAGTGCTACCACAAGGTTTGTTGAAGCATGAGTTTTTGGGGTTTGTATTTTGTGCCATTGTAGGAGTCAAAGGTGACACTAGGTACCATGGGAATGGATGGAATTATTTTCAGTATCATTTGTCTTGTAAATACAAACGTGCTGGTGGGATA GCCTTCTTCGATTTCATCTGttctttgtttataaagaaGTGCGGGATCCACTTATTGTTCGGTGAAGAGTTTGAACGACATTCCAAGAGGCTGGAAACTTCAAATTTCTTTAAGGGTGAACCCAGCTCAAG AATCATTGCTTCACTTCTTCCAGTAATTAAGGAGAGAGAACTAATGGAGAAGTTAACAGGTCTGAGTCACCTCTTTGTGACAGTCTTCCTCTCAGGATTCGCCAGTTTCATGGTGATTCCGGCCATCACTGATGTCACCATGCTGGCTCTTTGCCCTGGTCGAGATGAGTGCTCCCTCGCCATTTACCTTACCGGATTCCAGCAGGCG TTTTTGCGTTTTTCTGTCATGGTCACTAACACTACCCACCTGCAAAATTCAAACATCAAAAGCTCCATTAATGGTGATATGGACCCTCTTGTAATTAATTCTGACGGTTCATCTATCTTTTGTAAAGGGTGA